Within Populus trichocarpa isolate Nisqually-1 chromosome 6, P.trichocarpa_v4.1, whole genome shotgun sequence, the genomic segment GATTCTGTGTCCAAAGAGAAACAGAAGCTTCAGGAAGAGGTTAATTGCtcatgtcatgtcatgtcatgAATGTGTTGTATTTTCTAACAGGAATATATATATCGacctcttcctttttcttctcaGCACCCACCTAGCTAGTCCACGGACTCCATATTTAATTAGAACCTGAACCTCCCAACTTCTATGCTTGACAACCGAATTTaaacatacatatacatatacatacatacatatatatatatatatataaattaatgattaatattTGTAATTAAGTTGGTTATGCATGTCAGGTAATGAAGCTGAAAGCAGTGGTGAGAGAACAAGCCACGAGGAAGCAAGTCTCAACAGCAGGGTACACAGAGATATCAGGGGAAGAGACAGTAGAAAGCACATCAGTTGCTGCAGCAAGTCGCAAGCTACGAGGACACAGTCACCACCAGAACAACGCAGAACACTGCAACTATCTTCTCAATGTGGATGAATACAACCCAGTTTCATCTCCTTACTGGGCTCTTTTGCCATCTTATCCTTGATAATCACTTCATCACCTGCTCCATAACTCTTAAATATCGGGCTAGCTAGCTgttattatgatatatatatatgaaggacattgttcataaatattattcttcTTAGGGGGTTAATTAATTTAGCTCATAATTTAACCTTTAATTATGacaatgttaattaattaattaatttgcagTTCATTTCCTGTTTAAGTTCTTTGCACCCTCATGATCATCTCTGATTATGGTTAAGTTAGCATATATATTATCCAGAACAATCGAGCTACATTGATATTTCCTGTTAAAAGGCATATctcctgcatatatatatatatatatatatatatatcacaggTCAGGCTGGGCTCGTCCTTCCTAGCCAGCGCTGTGCTTTCAACATCTTCCGTACTATGCATATCCCTCTCAGTTCCTTCAATGACGAGATATGCTTCATGTGACCTACCCTTTTCCTAGTACCGTATGAGTCTCTGTTTGAATTAACGGAAATGGATAGAAAAGAACAACGTAATTTGTTTCCATAAACATAgcaatctattaaaaaaatcattttcccagttctattaaaaaatatggtttttattATACAACAAGAAAGATCAATGTATAACAAAAACATTTGCACCTTGTTGTTGAAGACAAATCACCGATTAACCTCTCCCTCATTCCTCACACCCTATCAAGCATATATGTAGTTGAAGTTCAAAGGAAAATCGATTAAATAtcctatttttaaagattaatgTGAAATTGTTTTCGTTAAAAGGctaaaatcaatgaaatattgtattttagagattaataacaaaagttttggttaaaaaaaccaaaatcaatgaaatcttCTAGggattaaaatcaaatttttttgttgttaaaaataaatagataaaatctcatatttttAGGATTAAtgtcaaaatttttattattaaaaataaatcgataaaatcttttatttttagagattaatgTCATAATTTATTTGCTAAAACCccaaaattgatgaaaatctCCTATTTAgagattgatgtttttttttgttaaaaagccaaaatcaacaaaaatttttatttttaggaattGATGTCAAAGTATTTTTGCTAAAGGGTCAAGatcaataaaatcttttatttttagggattaatatcaaatttattgacAAATATTCTACTTTTAGATaccaaagttgttttttaaaatgaattaaaataaatcatgaattaacttagaaataaattaatgtagACAATTAATAGCAcagaaaaaatttgaaaaaaacacataacaaaTGTTATCTTTTGAAATGATACAATAAGAGtgatatctatatttttttaaatataattaacctcttggttgaatttttaatacctatgtttattttaaaaattttaattgttaaatagaaactttattaattttttatatttttctttaatttaaaaggtTTCAATCATTATGTTGGGTAccggtaaaaaataaaaaaaattatttacttttaaaataattttaaaatgcaaaaacaatcctaccttaactaaaaaaaaagttacaactAAAAACCACGTGCCAAATTTCTACTaactatatttttctcattgatttttgtgtgaaaattaaatcaaagaaacaaaataaaaatttcaaaaaataaaataaaaaacaagagatctaaaattagataagaaaattgaaaaggatacGGGTCATTATTCTTGCTGCTACTCTTCAACGGAGACGACTGGTTTTTACTTCTTAGAGAGAGCAACGTTGTTTTggtttctagagagagaaaagagagacgAAGAAGGAGGGATGGAATTTATACATGGTCTCCTTGTAATCAGATGAAAAGTGAAAGATGATTTTTGTCCGAAAAAACTCATTAGGAGAAGTTTTTCGGCTAAgagaaattaatggaaaaatccaaaaaatattttaaagatgttTTCCAAGGCAAAGTcttatggttaaaaaaaaggaggttttttcttttttcatttataaaaggTAGTGAATTTAAATTCAAGGTTGTTAATTTCATTTCGTTTCATTTGGAATGACCGAAATATTTCgtattaattcaaaaaacaaaacaaaaaaaaataattttcatctcatttcaaatctcggtccgttccggattttgcGGCTAAATTTCAGCCGGAATATTCCAGTTTTATTTCACATGTTCTGTTACGGTCTGGAAAAGCcgttgaatcaaattgaacccagttcaatttaattaattaaaccacccaagtataaaaagctatttttcattactattttcaataacaatgatattaataataatattgaaaattattattactattttcattaacagtgatattaattttttaaaattagatttatcactaatatatatggtttatattcatgttgttttttttttcatgtttatactttgtaggaatttgagcagaACAAGAGATGCTTTAGATCCCATTAGTCTTGATAACATTAACAtagctttatatttaaaatatttgtgttaaaacatttaactttcataatattttgatattttgttaagttgaattactttaaattaaagatctatttaatcatgattatttaaaaatattttaaattttaaaattatatttgtctgacattgtgtttgtattgcataatttataattaatttatcttaaatttgaattatatttgttgaattatatatatatatatatatatatatatatatatatatatatatatatatatatatatatatataaacagtacaaccccgaaacggcatagcaaaacacttcaaaactgaaacattttattttaattgaaaaaataaaacacttaccaaaacagaattgacaaccttgatttgaacacaaatattattttccatgttagtgtttttgtttttcttaaaaaataatagagtaaTAATTCATTATTGAACATACTCTTAAAACCCCTcttttctagagttttttttttttattattattactgatAATTTGCTATCTTTATTAGGAGttcaaatatcataaaattataaatattaatcaacAAATCCAAATATTCAAGTTAAGATGAGTTTTGGCACGTGGATTTTAAGACTTCAagtattataatgaaaaaaagaagaagtgaagatgaagaaattattcaagacaaattataattaatagaaaaagaaagaggaaatgAGGTTGAAAGTGTACTACGTGGATAGTTATGTGaaaattattatagaaaatttATGAAAGGATTTTATATAAGGAAAATAGAAAGTTTTCTCCTGAATGGAAAATCATcgtccaattaaaaaaaaatggaatagtcttattttttttaatgtatttttataataaaaaaagaaaaggttatgaATAGTATTATATGggtgtagttgttttttaaagtaattttttttaaaatatatttttttaatttttaaaaattatttttaataacattatattaaaatgatttaaaaatataaaaaattaatttaaatataaaatttaaattcaaacagATACATAATTGTTTTGGgggggataaaataaaaaaatattttaatttaaaaaagaacagtTAGAAAACggtggagaagaagaaatagaaaagagagagtagAAATAGCAGTTGAagtaacaaacaaataaaaggaaatcATTTGTGGAATGGAAACGTTTAAAGCTGACTCTTCATCATTTCCAAACTGATGACGGCACCTCACTATCACTAAAAcaaccaaattatttttatagaaaataaaaagaaaaaagaaagaactttATCGAAACTGGATCCGAACCCGAATCCTACGGAAAAGAGTAGGAAGGCAGATCCATTTGCTTACCCTTCTAACCTCTAATCTAAAAATGGATGAGCAGcggcggcagcagcagcagcaagtgAAAGTAGAAGAGGAGGATCGGAGCAGTAGCAGTGATAGCGGAGACTACACGTCGGAAGACGAAGGAACCGAAGATTACAGGCGCGGCGGCTACCATGCTGTTCGAATCGGAGACAGTTTCAAGAACGGACGATATGTCGTTCAGAGTAAGCTTGGTTGGGGTCATTTCTCCACCGTCTGGCTCGCTTGGGACACTCAAATTTCCGTACTCTCTTCTTTACCTTTTTATCAGTTTAGAAATTCAGCGacgattgcttttttttatggatCTGGGTTTATATTGCGTGTGTTTAATAAGACGGAGGCATGAATTTTTAGCCAACAACATCAGATCGTTTAAGTCTCAATATTCTATAATTCGACCTCCTGAATTGAATTGATAGTGTTTAAACTTGTTGTTGGGAGTAGTCAGCTATATGAATCACTTCTCACCATTTTGTTTTCTCGTTTGTAAAAACTgcctaaacaattttttattttgattacccTTATGAGCTTTTGTGGAtcttttgtaataatttttctttatcgGGTCTCTgatgatgttttttacttggCCATAAAAATTGCAGCGATATGTAGCTCTCAAGGTACAAAAAAGTGCTCAGCACTACACCGAGGCAGCCATGGATGAGATAACCATCTTGCAGCAGATTGCAGATGGAGACCCTGATGATAAAAAATGCGTTGTAAAGCTTTTGGATCATTTTAAACATTCGGGTCCGAATGGTCAGCATGTTTGTATGGTTTTCGAGTACCTGGGGGATAATCTTTTGACCTTCATCAAATATTCTGATTACCGGGGACTGCCTATTCACAAGGTTAAGGAGATATGTTTCAATGTCTTAGTGGGTTTGGATTACTTACACAGACAGCTTTCTATCATTCACACTGATCTGAAGCCAGAGAACATATTGCTATTAACAATGATTGACCCATCAAAGGATCCTAGAAAATCTGGTGCTCCTCTTATTCTTCCGAATAGTAAGGATAAGTCTGCATTGGAGTCTGGGATTGCAAGATTAAATGGAGACTTGTCTAGGAATCAGAAGAAAAAGATTCGAAGAAAGGCTAAGCGAGCAGCTCAGGGGTGTGTGGAGAAGGAAGCGGATGCAGATCCTGAAACATCTGCTTTGGAAGAGTTGTCAGCTAATGCAAAATTAAATGAGGGTTCTACTGAGGAGCAGCCTACTAGTTCAGAAAATGCAAATAGATTTTCTGATGTTGATCGAACAAGGGGCACTGGATTGGGAAATCAGGGCACTAAGAGGGGGAGCCGTTCCAACAGGCAGAACTTGTTGGCCTCAGTTGACCTGAAGTGCAAGTTGGTGGACTTTGGGAATGCATGCTGGACGTACAAACAGTTTACGAATGACATTCAAACTAGGCAGTACCGTTGTCCAGAGGTGATCCTTGGATCCAAATATTCTACATCTGCAGATATGTGGTCCTTTGCTTGCATTTGTTTTGAGCTGGCAACTGGTGATGTACTTTTTGACCCTCACAGCGGTGACAACTTCGACAGGGATGAGGTAAGGATTTCTTTTAGAATTGTAATCATTCATGGTCTTTCTTGTAATATTTCTTGTAAGTATTTACTGCCCCTCTCTTAACACACACATGTGCCCATGCACACACATGTTCATTTCAAGTTTGTTAACAGATGGTTTCAAATCCTTGGATTGAATTCTGATCATATCTCATGCaacatatattatatttcaGAACAATATAAGTAGGACAACAGATAGTTTCAAGTCTTTGGATTGAATACTGATCATATCTCATGCaacatatattatatttcaGAACAACATAAGTAGGAAATTCAGCGTCGAGTGCAATATTCGAGTGCATGCTGTAATTGATGCTTTTTTAAGAGTATAGAGTTGTCAAAGTCCTGGATATAGGATATTTTCTGTATATTCTGCCCAGCAGatgtttaaatttatcaaaatattttttaatctcaatagGATCCATTGGGATGctcatgttttatataaaaaaaaaagaagagaaaagcaaagcaaagaaaacaataacaaaagggGTTCAGTATGTGTATGCAATGATGAGTGTTAACGAGAGATCATAGGTCATGAGAAATATAATTGCAAACCAGATATTCTGCTGGAATCTTTTGCTGGCTGAGAATAGAGATCTTGATTTAAGCCTTTGAACTCACCCCAGCTAAGCCTGGTTACATGTAATCAAACATTGTCCTAGTGGAGTGACAAGTTACCTGATTAATGCatgtataaaaaaagtcattcaAACACGGTTTTGACGCACTGTTTTGAACAtcatataaatttatgaaattttgttttcaacctCAAGGGTTGTGGGCTCTCTGTatcatttttgtaatttgtcATCATTTCTCTATGCTATGCATACTACCGATGAAGATTGTATAGAGTTGAAGTGATTTAAGTTATCTCCTTTGGGAAAATAGGTTCAGTTTCTCTTTCGTGGGCATGTCCATGTAGATTTAGTTTCCACAGTTATTTTGAGTCTGCCCCTGGGCATCATCCACCTTTATTAGGTTGATTGCTAGTATTGACTCTTATTACAGCACTTAGCTAATGCTGATGACAGAAATCTTTTAGCAGTGAAAGTATGTAACTGAGAAACTATAAAGGCCACTTTGAGGTGGGACAACTATTGGAGATTGGTAGATAGAAATAGAATGTGCTGGAAACAACAGTTAGAACCGCTTGGTCTTAGTGGTATTAGTGTATGGCTGAAAGGAATAGAGATAGAAGATCAAAGAATTCCCTATAGAAAAGGGATTAAAATAGACTAAAGAAAGAAGTCCGTAAGAAATAGTCAAAGAGAATGACAATTGAAAAGTTTGAATAGCAATTCTCAATTCAATTCACAATAATTCAGATTAAAACATAGAAAAGGTGCTCTTAATAGGCACCAAAACCCTAGTAGaattcctttaaaaaaaccaaagtaaatAGCAGCAATTAAGTCCTTTAAATTCAAACCTGAATCAAAcacctaaaataaaacaaggggGAAATGGCCCAATCTGCTTTTGGTTTTTTGTCCAAGCAAATGCAAGCTTTtatattcaattgttttaaggTGCTTATTGTTGTAGCACTTAATTCTTTGTACTCGTACCAAGTACTCATGTCTTACTCGCAGTCCcaaaatttgtttgatttatttacatctcacatattttttacttttaaggaTTAGGTATTTAGCCCAATTTTGATTTACATTGCATAAAGTCTGGCTTTggttta encodes:
- the LOC18100088 gene encoding uncharacterized protein LOC18100088 isoform X2; amino-acid sequence: MLFESETVSRTDDMSFRRYVALKVQKSAQHYTEAAMDEITILQQIADGDPDDKKCVVKLLDHFKHSGPNGQHVCMVFEYLGDNLLTFIKYSDYRGLPIHKVKEICFNVLVGLDYLHRQLSIIHTDLKPENILLLTMIDPSKDPRKSGAPLILPNSKDKSALESGIARLNGDLSRNQKKKIRRKAKRAAQGCVEKEADADPETSALEELSANAKLNEGSTEEQPTSSENANRFSDVDRTRGTGLGNQGTKRGSRSNRQNLLASVDLKCKLVDFGNACWTYKQFTNDIQTRQYRCPEVILGSKYSTSADMWSFACICFELATGDVLFDPHSGDNFDRDEDHLALMMELLGMMPRKIALGGRYSRDFFNRYGDLRHIRRLRFWPLNKVLMEKYEFSEKDANEMTEFLIPILDFVPEKRPTAAQCLLHPWINAGPNVLEQSGQNQALESLNSEKKKREKDEREAMEIGLGNIAINVESKGVKDPTSSNVKLSQATTSSSSR
- the LOC18100088 gene encoding uncharacterized protein LOC18100088 isoform X1; the encoded protein is MDEQRRQQQQQVKVEEEDRSSSSDSGDYTSEDEGTEDYRRGGYHAVRIGDSFKNGRYVVQSKLGWGHFSTVWLAWDTQISRYVALKVQKSAQHYTEAAMDEITILQQIADGDPDDKKCVVKLLDHFKHSGPNGQHVCMVFEYLGDNLLTFIKYSDYRGLPIHKVKEICFNVLVGLDYLHRQLSIIHTDLKPENILLLTMIDPSKDPRKSGAPLILPNSKDKSALESGIARLNGDLSRNQKKKIRRKAKRAAQGCVEKEADADPETSALEELSANAKLNEGSTEEQPTSSENANRFSDVDRTRGTGLGNQGTKRGSRSNRQNLLASVDLKCKLVDFGNACWTYKQFTNDIQTRQYRCPEVILGSKYSTSADMWSFACICFELATGDVLFDPHSGDNFDRDEDHLALMMELLGMMPRKIALGGRYSRDFFNRYGDLRHIRRLRFWPLNKVLMEKYEFSEKDANEMTEFLIPILDFVPEKRPTAAQCLLHPWINAGPNVLEQSGQNQALESLNSEKKKREKDEREAMEIGLGNIAINVESKGVKDPTSSNVKLSQATTSSSSR